Genomic DNA from Armigeres subalbatus isolate Guangzhou_Male unplaced genomic scaffold, GZ_Asu_2 Contig152, whole genome shotgun sequence:
TTGGTACAGCGCAGGAACTCGAAGAACCAGTACGTGGAGTCATTTGTCACCAAAACGGTAGTGAATCGTGATGGACGGCCTTTCTCGGAGGAGTACGTGGAGCGTTTCAAATATCCGAGTAAGAATGTGGAAGATGTACGGACGACGAGGACCACGTTCGAGCGGGACGGGTCTGTTGAACGGACCGAGGTGCAGAACTTTACCCGACATCTGGGAGAAACTAGCCACTCGAGACATGTGATGGACAAGGGAGATTCTGGGATTGAGAACGATTTTCGTAAGGACTCGTTGAACAGTGAATATCCGACTGGGTAAGATCTGCATATTCTTAATGTTTTCATGCTTCTGAAATTTCGTTCCTTTAGAAGGAAGTATTCGATGGCTCAGAATATTCATGCTTGTGAGGGATTTCTGCGTCATGAAAGAGCTCATACTAACAGCTGTTTGCGGAAGCCGAAGCGTACATATTCGTATCGAGAGCGAAGCATTGATGATGGCAGCCGGTTCGATCCTAGGTTGGACGATTATCCGGATTCGGCACGGAGTTATCCAAAGGAGCTAAAATCTTCCATGAAGCAGGAGAAGAAAACTGGAGGGTTAGCTAAGGTGAGTGTGGCTTATAtgatcgattttttcgaaaaccTGTTATTTATTAAACTTTTGTAATACCATTTATAGTATTTATTGATCATTTATAACTTTGCATGCATTGGGTAATAGTTTAGAAACATTTATGTCAATAGCGTTATAATTTCAGGTTAAACAGTTTATGAGTTCAACCAAAAAGAAACTTGTTAAGATGGGCGAATCGGATAAGAAGGACTCGAGACAGAGCAGCATCCGGAGTGATGAACGGTCACGATATGATGAGCAGTACCATTCTAAGGTGAACCCATCGCAGTATAATGAATTTTGGCTATGAATCTCAAACGCTTTTCATATTTAGGTCCCCGACATTGCCAACCGCCGGCGGTTGTCAACTCCGAAATCTAGTCCTTCAACGACGAAACGTTCGCTTTCATTCAAAAGTACCTCCAAAAGCGGCGAAACGTCAAAAGCTTCCCGTTCGGATTGGTTCAAGTCGTTTGACAGGTTGTCTCGTAAGAAGCCGCAAGACTCCAAATCACAATTTGGTGGAAGCGACGTCAAGTCATCCGCCAGTGGCACAAAACAACAAAAGAGTTTACGGTTTTTCGGTGATACCGATACAGAGTATGCGAACACCGCCCCAGCCAGACCTAGTCGGTAAGCATTGAGTTAAACTGTAATTGGGTTGAAGCGTTAACTAATTCTGAGTTTTCCTCTTGTACAAGATCCAAATCTTCTCTGTCGAAGGTGGATAAGAGATACCAGAGCGCTTATGATTTGGAAGCGACGCCAAAGATCCGCGAAACTCGATATCGTTCCACTTCTATGCAAAATCTTGATGAGGAAGATCGAAGAAATGAGCCTAAGGTAACTCCACTTGAGCATTCGTGTTCaacataaatacataaatatgttTATTATTAGCGAAAAGACTTATACGACATCTCCGAGAACTCGACCAGTTACCGAATGCGATCTCCGTCGCCGAGTTATCCGGTCCGACGACAGCAGAGCATAAGCCGAGACTATACACCGGATCGCACCATCAATCGAAAGAGCTACAGTCGTTCGCGAGAGAACAGTGTTGATCACGTCGAATCCGAACGCTATCAACGATCGAGTCGAAGTCGCAGCGAACAACAGCACAGGAAACCTCCATCCGGCCCACAGAAGCCAGCCCGTAGCTTCGAGCGGAGAGGGAGCTTGACCAGGTGAGATGATAAAAAATTTATTCGTTAGGATTTTTGCTTGATCAAGAGTTATTTTAACAGGGACATGGATCGCGTCCAGGACAGCTCCGGTACCGAGGGTGAATCTAGTCAGCAGAGCCAGAGAAGTGTTGTATTCCTGCATGCAACTACCGGTGAGTTGATTAAAATGATGCTATTATCCTTCTAGCTCCTTCAACATTTCTATTTGTAGTTGGAGACATTCCGCATCCGCACATTGCAAACGCCCACCGAATGGCATACTCGCGGGAATCGCTGAACAGTGCCAAGAAAGTGCAACCGATGACCCGCACCGTATCGCGATCAGTATCCGTGTTGGCTCCATGGAAACCAAAGCACATTCGAGACGGCTACGAAATTAACTACCATAACGATCAGCAGCAGGTTGTGAAACCGATCTCAACATTACCGCGACCGACAAGGAACCGCTCGTCAAGCCAGTCTACGTTGAGCCGAACCAAGCAGAAGACCCGGCGAAGCCATGCCGGATCTAAGGATGATCTGGACTCGGACAAAAGTTCTTCGTTTGATAATTCGCGTAACTCATATCGGACGCCCGACGGCGGCGGCCAGACACATTCGTTACCAAGGAGATCGCGGGAAACTGGATCGGGTTCCGGTAATACGAAAACCAACACTCTCCAGAAGCATCGAAGGGTCTAACCTCGTAGTTTTGCTGCTTGATGTTGAATAAAGtaatatttaataattttgcTAAACAGAAAAACAATCCAACTTCGATCAAGTGATGTTTGATTTTTGGTCCTGGAGATTAGAAAGTAGTCACATTTTATATTTAACAAAAGTGGATGAATATGTCGCAAAAATTAACGttgttcttcaaaaaaaaaagtaatatgCGAACGAGATAATTATACTAAAAaggattgaattttgaataaaGATTGCAAATTATTTCAACGATCTTACTTGGAATGCGACCAATACTGAACCAAATGTATGATGACCAGCAATATGCGCTCCCTCtccagaaagttttttttaagataGTAAACATAGGTAAACACCAGGAAGTACTGACAATTGCTTGTGTTCGGGCTGGCAACCATTCCGTAGTCAACGAACTGAAGTCTGCTGCGATAGTACAGCCCTGTCATCTCATCAGATagcattaaggttcccccaaacacacgcgatgcgacagtcgcgacgcgattctagcgCTTGgtgacagcgattctgtcgccgttggtatggaagcgcgcctggaacattgcctgcagcgacccaacgatagaatcgcggcgactagttgtcgatAAAATCACTTAGGTCTGGGGAGCCTTTAATGTCAAAACATCGCATGCGTTTGTTATCCATGCATAAAGCGATTATCTATTTTAATAATTtagtttattttaataatttctacAGTGCTACATTGAATTAAATTCGAAAATACGTTAGAGGTGAGAAATAACAACTTATTTATAAAAAGTTTAACATTATTAAGAATTATCTTACAgcacaaaaattgtaaaattataaCCTAATTTGTTCGTGGAATCAAAAAACTACTAAGCCACTGAATTTGTAAGCAATCTCTCAATTAAAATATAAGCAAACTTATTACTACAGTTATCCTAAATATATTGCAGCTTAAAGTACTACGCTAACGTGCATTCTTAGTTCGTTCCCGAACAGCTTGAAAACGTGAGGCAAagacaatataaaaaaaacacttatgTTCCCGTCTCTAATATTTTTCACTCGTGTGCATTCTAAGTACTTTGAGTGATGTATACAAAATCaagtcattttttacaatttgtgCTGCCAAAAAAGTCTGATTTGCtgattcaaataaatgaaattgttccgcttcgaaagaaaacaacaagaATTAACCCATGAAGTTTGgacctacacacttaatttttttttaccgggaaatgttgaacttttaccgagattcgctcAGCCATGctccagcaaacatgttttgcctttctcgtatactaagtatacggtaaaggctatatgatcgctccaaaaacaaactttttatagaaggcccggagacccatagtgttatataccaatcgactcagttcgacgaattgaggtgatgtctgtgtgtgtgtgtgtgtgtgtgtatgtgtgtgtgtatgtgtgtgtgtgtgcgcaaaactactcaaaaaatgtcactcatttttcgggcacttatccttaaccgatttgctcgcaacaagttgcattcgacgcagaatcctgtcccattgttttatatttgaaattggccagatcggacaatgggatcgaaagctatggccaaaatacaaattcatacgaaaaaatcgcgttaaaatgtcactcatttttcgggcacttatcctcaaccgatttgcatgcaacaaaatgcattcgacgcagaattctgtcccattgtttcctatttgaaattggccagatcggactatgggatcgaaagttatggccaaaatacaaattcatacgaaaaaattgcgtaaaaaatgtcactcatttttcgggcacttatcctcaaccgatttacttgcaataagttgcattcgacgcagaatcctgtcccattgtttcctatttgaaattggccagatcggaccatgggatcgaaagttatggccaaaatacaaattcatacgtaaaaatcgggcacttatcctcaactgatttgctcgcaacaagttgcattcgacgcaaaatcctgtcccattgtttcctatttgaaattggccagatcagactttgggatcgaaaattataccattttttatggaaaaatggctattatttttcaggcacttttcctcaaccgatttgctcgcatta
This window encodes:
- the LOC134202916 gene encoding uncharacterized protein LOC134202916, which translates into the protein METIELLRQNSKSQERLHSSQLPPDKPNLTKGVTVENIVKRLSSERHTSPPPAQIVRDGFSYTRPGEPIVYAQVVCNNDNKAKHTVRNHYLANTSDEDVKKSSPHDDLLNRMTTKEYLTMKRPSPPLPKYTLDETDNFPRTKLKPYNSDEDEGLGIDYNKRFSTSYLKTTTTMAADSFTNSDEDHITPTVKYTPPYMAHSYSTSYRGQADGKEYFPEFHELSQRREILESRIRNRIGSREVLDLGSPDRDLNRHASAMRYDQYYQNSGARRSVDRMASVSPVRRNTMSPPPVQEDLVQRRNSKNQYVESFVTKTVVNRDGRPFSEEYVERFKYPSKNVEDVRTTRTTFERDGSVERTEVQNFTRHLGETSHSRHVMDKGDSGIENDFRKDSLNSEYPTGRKYSMAQNIHACEGFLRHERAHTNSCLRKPKRTYSYRERSIDDGSRFDPRLDDYPDSARSYPKELKSSMKQEKKTGGLAKVKQFMSSTKKKLVKMGESDKKDSRQSSIRSDERSRYDEQYHSKVPDIANRRRLSTPKSSPSTTKRSLSFKSTSKSGETSKASRSDWFKSFDRLSRKKPQDSKSQFGGSDVKSSASGTKQQKSLRFFGDTDTEYANTAPARPSRSKSSLSKVDKRYQSAYDLEATPKIRETRYRSTSMQNLDEEDRRNEPKRKDLYDISENSTSYRMRSPSPSYPVRRQQSISRDYTPDRTINRKSYSRSRENSVDHVESERYQRSSRSRSEQQHRKPPSGPQKPARSFERRGSLTRDMDRVQDSSGTEGESSQQSQRSVVFLHATTVGDIPHPHIANAHRMAYSRESLNSAKKVQPMTRTVSRSVSVLAPWKPKHIRDGYEINYHNDQQQVVKPISTLPRPTRNRSSSQSTLSRTKQKTRRSHAGSKDDLDSDKSSSFDNSRNSYRTPDGGGQTHSLPRRSRETGSGSGNTKTNTLQKHRRV